ACTTAGACCATGTTGAGGCCAGTGAGAGAGTGACAGCCACACCCAGCAATACTCTGGTGGTCCGTAGGCTAGTGTTCCTTGTTCAGAACTTGCAGCATACAGACGTTGGAGTTTTTCTGTCCCTCAGCtcttctgctctcagctgctcaCTGGTTTTCTTAACAGAATAGGAAATACAATTTAGATCaccatttaaatgcaaaaagctATTTAAGGCAGTTTAATCTTCAGTTATAttggctttgtttaaaaaaaaaaaagaaacaaaagcaagccTGAGGCTTTTCAAGCAATGACAGTAGTGCAGATATCGAAATCCTGGGAGCAAAAAGTGGACAGGTTAAATCTGTCATCAGAATGATCCGCATTGATGGTGTTCGTTTCGGGATGTTACAGTATAGCTTGAGAAgaatgaaagatttcttttttttcctttttttttttttttttttaatcacaagaCATACTGTTTCAAATGAAACTTCTACATAAGCCTGTATTCTTGTACACTAAGCTGAATTTCTTCTGGTTCATATTTCTTGTCTTAGACACTACCTTCGTGCTTATTGAAACTAGTCCATCTCCAGGAATGGCAGCTTCATAGAACTAGTTTGCAGAAAATTCCTCAGTTCATTGGAAGATTTCACAATCTTGTCGTTCTGGATCTGTCCCGGAACTCAATTGAAAGTGTACCTGAAGAAATTGGTGagccctgttttattttaagctgcttttctAAGAAAATTACTCTTACACAAACATGCCTTTTTTGTGCACTTTGCCTGTCTTAACAATCCTGTTGTGTAGTTAGAAAACAGATGACTTAAATCTGACAGTGAGATAGAGATCTTAAAATGATGGATTCgctataaatttaaaaaaaatggccGGATAGAGGAGACATCTCTTTATGAAGCTCCCCATGTGCAAAAAGCTTGTAAGCACAGCAGATGCTAGACATCAGAATGCAGCTAGAAAAGTGATATTGAAAAACAGGCTTCATGTTCTGAGTCCACAGCATGAGTGGCGTATGTTCATAAGGGGTTTTTCTGagttttgaggggtttttttgagcacTCAACTACAGTGCAGTTTTGTACTAAAGAGTCCTGAAGTCCTATTTGAATGTCagtgaatctttttttttagttagaaCACAGAGCACCTGTATATCAGTATAAGGATAACACAAaacaagtaatattttatttcaaatagaatGAATGTGAACATTTATCACTTCTCATTTGTGCTTTCTGCAGGCCAGCTGACTAGCCTCCAAGAGCTGCTTCTCAGTTACAATAGAATAAAGTCTGTTCCTAAGGAAATCAGTAACTGCGTCAGTCTGGAAAGATTGGAACTGGCTGTCAACAGGAGCATCTGTGATCTTCCTCCTCAGGTTCTGacagacttttttgttttgtttaatgtaTATTTTGAATTTATCCAAAACCAATTATCATTAAACGTTGCAGTCCATGTTTTCAGATTTGCTTTGCTATTCTGATGTCACAACTACTCCACAGAAACACGTGTGAACAATATTCATATGACTAGTCAAACTGAAGCCCCATGAGAAGCACCTACATACACCTGAGTAGTTGAAGGAGCCAGTCTTTATTTTGTCCAGATAAATGACTTGGTAGTGTGTATAGGACAGTGACACACTTGATAATTTTTTTAGGCTGAAGGTCTTTACTGATTTGCCCCACTGAGGATCTGAGGCCTTAGCACAGAGAAGTTCCCTTCTATGGTTGAGAATACAATTTCATACCATATGCCAGGACGCAACTGTAAGAATCTTTACCAGAGCTGCTAGTTGTGAAAAGGAGTTGTGTGATTTATACAACTGGCTACGTACAGTTGAATGAATGTTGTTCTGACTTGGTGGAAGCAATtaagagagaataaaaacaaCTGCTCACCTACTACTGAGCTTTAATTTGGACTGACCTAAACGTGAAAGAGACCTGCATCTCTAAGTATTAGTCTCTTAGAGATGACAATTACATAACTGTATTTACttggtttaatttatttaaaaaaacagtagtgGCAACAGTTGACAGCAATCAGTGCCTTGCAAAACTGTGAGTCCAAACAGTAATACCTAACAaatcttcaaatgaaaatacacaCTATTAATCAGAATGCAGAATTTACAAAATCTATGTGGATACAGGTTACATGATGTAATGCAGAGTGATAGCTTTTAAATTAACAGCTCATAGCAAATACATAGTTCTGTCCTGTTGAAACTATGGTGATGTGAACACAGTGAAGGTTTGGTTGTATGCACTTGAGTGGCATTCAGTGTTTAGAGAGTTGAACCAGATTTACAATGAAACATCTTTGCATCACTTGAATGTTGTAAAAGCACCTGAAGGCATGATTCACCAAAGGACTTATGTGTTGCAATACTGAATGATACtatgtttaatttttagaatGTCTTGCCATAGCAGTAGACTTCACAACATGGAAGGTGTCTAGGTTCAGTCTAAAATATAGTCCATGCGATTTGATCCATAAAAatctaaataatgaaaaatggcaTATTGCATGGAGTATGAAATACTAAGGACCGtggtgtctttaaaatgtcttttcttctcAAGGTTTGGGGTATATCTGCATTGTAGTCATGGCATTCAGCTTCCCAGCAGCTAGGGCACTCACTACCAGGTGGGAGATAAAGTTCTTCTGCCTGATCAGTTTCTTTCCAGGAGAGAACTGTAATTGTTAGGCAATATCAGCTAATGTAACTGAGAAACCATTCTGTGTTTACCAATTCCAAAACATCTtgtcatgtttttaaatgtttctttttttcagtcaacATCATTACAGCACTGCTGTAATGGAACAGCTATATAAACTTGCATTAaatctccctttcttttcagctCAGTGATTTAAAGAAGCTTTCACACATAGATTTGTGCATGAATCAGTTTACTACTATCCCTTCAGCTCTTCTCAACATGCCAAATCTAGAATGGTTAGATATGGGGGGAAATAAACTCCAGAAGCTTCCTGATGCAATTGACAGGTAAATAAATCTCAAAGCTCACATCTTAGTCTCAATTCCTTTGCACTGAAATTCTAACTATTAAATCCTACTTCAAaggattattttaatgttaatgTCGCTGCAAACTTAAGATTTATCAGCCCTAATGTGATATTTTGTATGAGCTGGAATAATCCATTCAATAATTTCAGTGTCAACTATCAAGTTAAATATTTCTTGTCAATGACATTTTCGACCAGAGGTTAAATTATTATCTTGGATACGGGGTTTCCGTTGAGAATTGTTGTATTCTTTATGAGAGTCCTTTATGTGGctgtaaaaatgaataaattacTTTGTGATTGGTAAGATTAATTTTCTAAACATTGACTGATTGCGCAGATACCTATTTTACAGAATGGAAAATCTCCACACTTTATGGCTTCAAAGGAATGAGATAAACTCTTTGCCAGAAACCATTGGTAATATGAAAAATCTTAGTACTCTTGTTCTTAGCAACAACAAACTTAAGGATATTCCAGCTTGTATGAAGGACATGACAAATCTGAggtaagaaaaaacaacagaaatataaataaaaataccagaagGTAAGTTGTAAAGCCTCCCTTGAGTTGTATATCGTAGAGTGATACTAaggaagtggaaaagaaaaggcatgGCCGTGGTTGTACGGATGGACACAATACCATATAGATCAGCATAATTACACAGATTCACAACAGTTGAGGATCTGGTCAAGAAAGCTTTGTGTAGCACAACTCATTTAAAGAAGTAAGCTATGACAGTTGCAGTCCCAAATGGAAAAGGAGACTGTAatacattttctcatttctgaaagGTCCAAATGCCCACTTCTAATTGGCCTTTTATATCACTCTCTAAAGCCTAGAGCTAGGAGGAAAAATATGTGACaagcataaaaataacaaaaagtagAACTTTGGCACTGACAAGTCAAGCATTCAGAATTAAACAAAAAGGATTAGACATAAGGATATGGATGAAACTCCTGTActtgatttgaaaaataaaaaagaatgtaaatttTTAATAGGTAGAAttggaaatattattttgtatacTGTGACAAAAACTTTCCTgttgtttgcattttcatttgaattacTGCATGCTGGCCATTTTAGAGAAAGAATGCTGGTCTAAATAAATCATGTCTAACCCAGTAAGACAATTCCTGTTTTTAGGTGTTCTGGAAGAAGCAGCGCctcttttaaacaaatatatacaagCATAGGCCCAGGTATGGACCAAGAACAGAGGGAGACAGGGCTGGCTATTGCCTTGCAAAGTTGGGAGGATGCAGGCATTTGCACTCTTGTTCTCATCCACTCATCTGTTTGTGGAAGCTCAATAAGGCTGACAATGGGGTGAAAACCTGAAGACAAAATGATGAggactgaaatgttttctcccGCCCCAATCAGCTACTGTTATTATAAGGCATCTTCTTAGCTTAGTTTACTTGATATTACTAATGTAGTGGTGAGTTtagtataaggaaagactttattttattttgctcaaaATATTGTTTGAGGAATCTTAATTCAGTTTCAAAAAAGTTGTTCTTTCTGGACAAAACCTATTGCAAGAGTAACCTTTTCTGGTGAACTGTCAGATTTGTCAACTTCAGAGACAACCCATTGGAGTTAGAAGTAACACTCCCTCCATGTGAGAATACAGAAGAGGAGGAGCAAAGGGAAATGTTTGGCATTGAGTTCATGCACATGTATATCCAGGAGTCACTCAAGAAAACAGGTATAGCTTTTTCATTAATTCTAATTTCTCTGGAATACAGTGAGGAAGGGAAAGATAAACTGGATAAAAGCAAGCTAGGATACATATACAAATGAAACATGAATAATCTTCTTAATAAATGAGTaacatttttccaaaaatcTGTAAACAGATTTTTACTGAGGGCCGGGGCACTTTTGTCGGGAGTTGGTACAGTAGGTTTTCACATGAACAGCATCTCTTCTAGTAGGAACATACTGCAACCATGTAACATTGGAATCAACATACCTACAGCCTGGATAACTGGAAGTTGATGACTGTCTCTTGTATTTGCAATTTAATGAGAGTTTACATAGTGTGGGTCTTCCAGCACTATTTGTCTCATGAAGCTCAACATTCTCTGTTTTTGGATGTTGTCCAGATGGGGACGACCAAAGAAGGATATAAGGGAGAGATGCCTATGTTCCCAacatataacatttttttaactatgAAGTATCAACACCTGATAAACAGATGTTGCTCACAACTTGCTTTCCCTGACAGGAAATCGAGTCACCTCAACAAAATTCCCCCCCCATTTCATCCCATTTCTAAATCactatgacaaaaaaaatgctgttagtAGTCTCAAAGGTAACAGCTTAAAGGTTGCAGtaagaaaccaaaataaacacttttgaACAGATGTGCAGGTGGCAACTGTTACTTGCAGAGAGAACTTCATTGCAGATATAAAATGTTCTCCCTGATCTTCATTCTATGTATCATGAAGGCTTAAAAAATGAATGACTGAAATGCTCTCGATTTAGAATGCTCAgccagctttttttcttatcaatATTTCATGAATGAATAATCAAATTAGCAAAAATATATCAAGATGACAGTTTACAAataagtttttttccttaaccGATTCCCCTAGCAGCACAGGCTGATGAAAGTACTTAGCTTTGTATGTCCTCTTAAATTACTTAAGTAAGCCTATCTTGAActtcaaagtgaaaataaagtatGCTAACTTCTCTTATTTTAATCCATTGTCTTTCAGGAAATCTGGAAAGTTGTACTTCTGGTCTTTCTCCTATCATAAATGCTAATGAATAAAGAATGTAACTgtgaatggaagaaaatatcaAGTATACTTCTTCCTAGCAAAGAGGCATACAACAGGTTTCAAATATTCttagggattttatttttccactgatgAGAACTGGTTTGCATATTTGTAATTCCCAGTGAAACTGGGAAACATAAAACCTTTTTCTGGGCACAGGAAAGACTAAAACAGTTTTTTTGTAAGCAATgaattagctttttaaaaaatccagataagttttatgggtttttttccctaccaATTCCAAATCTGTCTCCTGTCATGTAGTTGGCTCTGATATCAAAGATGGACTTGGGACAGCTGTCAACAGGACATTCTCCAAGGACACAGCAGACTCTGTATAATACTGTAGTGCAGCCTTGTATCCTCGTTGTTGTAAATATTCAATCCGTCCATGATCAATCAGCAGTTTACAGATGCAACCTATCTCCTTTCGTTCTTCAACGGTAAGTATCCTAGTTTCAtaaaaaggatgaaaagaaTGAACAACGTGTCAGATGAATAGTTCTGTTAATTAACATTAGTAGTTAAGCttagaaaaattactgaaatcaCTGTAAGTTCATTTCAATTCAGGCAAGCAtgactgtttaaatattttgaaatgtatgtccatgaaaattgtatttttaaagtagacTATTTCTATAAAtttagtaattaaaatatttctgtaaaatgagtCATTTTGAGGACCCAAAACAATTTCATATACCACTATatgtaattttgcttttctgcaggagtccatttgctagaaaaaaagttacatacCCTTGTAAAGTATCAGAACCACTGTCTGTCTTACTGAGTGTTTGCTCATGTTCTTCTGTGTCATTGGTTTGATCTTCACTTTCTTCGCTTGTAGAGGCTTTGGTTGTGGTTTCTCGCATGCCACAAGTGGCCCAGCTACTCAttctctgaaaataatgaaattctaCTGGTCCAAGTCCTACTGATTTAAAGAACTCTCTGCCTACATAATGTGTCCAGTTGCACTTGTGATGGCAACACAGTGCGATAACAATTCCAGCTACAGGCTTACAGTCTTTGTTGCTTTCATTATCAGCAGAATTGTTAGAAGCCACCTCTGTCTTATCAGTCCTAGAGCGTTTTGGTGCAGgctcttcattttctccatCACAGCAAGTTGTATAACTTTCAACCAAGCATCTCAAAGCAAGATCTGGGAAATAACAGATAtaccacacaaaaaaatagcGATGAACACCATGCCATTATTTATACAGGCTGTTATTATGGTTAGGAAATGTACTTCCCAGAAAGACGAATAGAAGTATACATCACAAACTAAgccaaaaagcaattttaaggATAACTAAAAATTACAAGCATGCTTTGAAAGCATGAAAACCCTAAATGCTAAATGAATATTATGAGACCTCTGGAGCTACTAAGGGCTTATCCTCTTGAATATTTGTTCTACACAAGTGAATTTCAAGTACTTTGGTTAACAAACTTGCATATTGTAGGAGGATCTCCTCCCTGTAAAACATGCAAGTATTGGCTCTAAAAGTTTGGTATCTAGGGCACAATCTATTTAATATGTACATGTACTTCTTAAATGCTTAACTGTGCTGTCTTTATAACAGTACCTATATAGGTGTCATATTTGAGATGTCTTTCTCTGCTTAGTAGACataaaacattagaaaaactGTATTAGTTTAAAATTATGAGGACTGAAATACATTCTTCTCATTTGTTTCCTTGGGATACATATTCAGACAGCCAAtagaaattcagaaagaaaaatatttcagagtatAGGtgacagtgttaaaaaaaaaaaaatactttcaagagTTTACAAATACATGGCTCATGCCACAATACACTATTCTTTGTTCTACTCTATAAATACCAAGAAGGGTTTTACCGCTGTCTAAAGTGGCCTTGCATCTATTATGCATTTACtattccactgaagtcaatagatATTTAGAATATAATTGCTATATTCACCAACAAATGGTTCAAGGGCAAGAAAAGCTTAAAAGGACAGTGTGGAAGATCAGTCCATTCAGATTCTAAGATTTAGTATCCTAACTTTCTGCAGTTAACACATATATAATTCATACCTGTCGCAGCACCACACAAATGCTTCCCAATTCCTACCACTGGtagttttttcttctccaaaacagGTACCTtccctggaaggaaaaaaaaaaaaaaaaaaaaaaaaaaaagaagaaaatgaacacaCAATCCACAACAACCCTAGAACCTCTGTTATTACAGTTGGGGCAATATTTTTTCTGGATAATATAATTTCAGCACacttaaaggaaataaatgtttaccACTACTAAAAATACACTGATCTGTACATACAGTTATAAGCTATTAAAaggaaagtttctttttctgaaacaaatgaaGAGAATTGGATGCTGTGGCTGAGAAGCACATTTAACCATTTCAGCCTTTCTATACTGCCTATGAAATGTAAATATGACATTAATGCATCTCCTGATGACAGGTATTCCCACAAATTCTATAGTATTGATATGCATAGCATATCAATGATATGCATGACTTGCTTCATTCTGCACACCTAAAACAAGCAATGCAAAGGTGTTTAATCCTGCAAGTTCTAAAAAaccttcaaaatgtttttgttttggtatttttcacCTATAATGACGTCCAATAAGTGTATAAGAAGCAGAAAATTCTAAATCTccatttaatatatatatttgtgtgtatatatgtacatacacacaacATTAATGTGTCCAAGCAACAGAGAATAATCTTCAAAACCAAGTACACTTAAGCATGCTGCATACGAAATGACTTGAACTCCAGTATTCAAAATGTAAAATCAAGCCTCTATTTCAGAATTACGCAAGCCAAGAAGGAACTTACTTAAACATAAATGTTGAATATCAACTTGAAGCCTTTCAAATATAGAATCTcttcttttatgttttccatCCACCTGTGTAAACAGAACAAGATCATTAAGTAGGGCTGGCCACTAATAACTGTGATTTTGCTACAGGTATTAATGACAGACTTTTTTCCTGTCAACATCTGCACATTTCCAACATTCTACACCAGGacttttttctaataaatttgCTATTGACAAAGTATGGAATGTAGGCAATCACACTTCcaaaactttcaaaatttaaaggctttagttatttttgaagataaaaagcaaatactAACAGCTTCAATgacaacactttaaaaaatgtactcTGCTAACGTGACAACGTCCTCTCTTACCTTGAATCTTGTAGCTGCCCTTTCCACAAGCAAAAACTGAACATTTTCAACGTTCTGTAAGGCAACATCGACCCAATGAGACAGCTTTCCTCGCCCAGCTCCAAACTCAACAAAATATCTTCCTGGACCaagtaaatgtaatttttccatGTGACCTAAAATAGAAGCCTACAAATATCAAAAGATTATTTACGAACCAAGCAAATACATACACTGTGTGTTGTAATGCCTGATAGAAAAATGATTACTTCACCAAACTGCAGAAGACTTCTTCAAGTCAGTCCCCTGAGGGATTAGGGAAAAGATCTTGTGTGTACAGAGGAAAGGGATTATAAATTCTGGCTAGTCAGCATCACCCTGCCCTTCTTCCACTGCTCACAGAACTCCACACAGAAGTTTTTGGAGTGGATTTTTGGGATCAGGTACACATGATAATATTATTCTCTGCTGATTCTCAAAGTAGCCATCCAAAGTATGGGTACTATATTGCATTTTCTATGAAGCATCAGTGCCTACAGAaacctctctctgctgcagttACACATTTTGTAATATATAGGAAAGTAGAGCACGGGAAGAAAGTACAGGAAACGGACATTTCtcactttaaaatttttcttcccagacTTTCTGTTTCGTTACAGTATGCAATCCATCTCCCTTAAAATTCCTGCTGTTCAATGTGCATTAAAAAGGCAGAAGATAAACTCAGGCTCTACAATTCTTTTTATGCATCTGTTACACAACCAGGAAATCTAGGACCAGCtcttacagaaaaaagtaaaaaattacttttacttCTTAGCAAATACAACATTTTACCTTTTGTAGCACAGATTTACTATGAgttaatataaaataagaatatataAGTAAAAATTCAGAACACCACCACAcaatttgtaatttatttcagtatccTAATAAACTTGTTACTAACACTTAACAAAGCAGCCATTGAAAGGTTATATATATGCTATTATTTGAAGAGTATAGAGTTATAGAGCATATCAGATTTCTTCTATATTAAGTGACTAGCATTATGCACACACAGTTGCTGGAATTTACAGCAGCAGAATTCCACgtttaaaaatatctatagCTATTAGTATAGCAGTGACCATACCTGTTGTTTCAAGTGTTTGAAAGCAGATTCCCCATTCTTTGGGTCATTTAAGGCTTCTTGTAAAGCCTGGTGGGACAGTATTTGTTCCTTAAGGTGAAGTTCCAGGCCTGCAAGCAAATGTGAAAATTTTAGGTATAGGTTTCCAGTTTCCAAgagtttctggttttgtaacaCACACGTTACAACGTTCAGACAGGAGCTCAATTTGTAGCACTAACAAAATAGTCTGTTAGGAGCATAAATCTGTTATCATATGTTTATAACAGAGCTGTATTGTTATCTGTAGTGATATTTgagtggaaaacaaaaaacacaaaaggaagcaaaattaGCTATATAAACAAAAGATCGGCGTTTTATCATTCTCTCAATCTAGTTTATTCTTCTGAGTAAAATTTAGCTGTTGGAGGATTGCCTACATCTTGATGATAATTACTTCAGATGTGTTTAGTGCCAAACGTCTCACATTTTCACAGATACctaacaacaaaaataacaatgaaatacttaattatatttaaaacatcttattttcagtattaaGTAAGCTCACCATTACTTGCTTTTTTCAACTTGATAATTAAGTTCTCCAGCTCTTCtttggagagagaagagagaggtacctttttaaggaaaaaaaaagcaccaccCATAAATGCAAgaccttttttcatttttgctagTTCTTTAGTCATATGATAAATTGCAGCACATTATGTAGGGACTAAGCTTTAGAACAAATAAATGTACTCACTTGTTTTTCTGGTATTTCTGCTAGATCTTTTAAACCTGCATTAATATCTTGAACAAAGTagacctttaaaaatcaaaagaaaagaaatctgattCTGCTAATTACCAGGAAGCCAAAAGCTaaattcttcagtgtttttatcATAAGGTACATAGCAATAGGAATCCCCTGCAAAAGAAGATattccaagtattttttttcctatagtcTGATCCGGAATCCCCAGCAGAAATGACTGTTCTGATACATTTTTACAAGATTGAACATGTTCACAGGAGTTAAGCTGTCAATGCTTACTAGACTGATTCCAGAGACCATTTGGAGGTTTCCCAGGTAATATTAAAGAAGCAATACTGATAAGGCAGAAAGGCAGACAATAAAGAAGCCATCTTCTGTTTCCTTGAAACAGCCATTGAGACATATATCCTATTCCCTCCCTCAGCactggctgcagctggcagccTAGCTTTCCATAATTCACTGCTAGCTTGAGTGAAGCAGGCAGTTGGCTAGGGCAGCAGACTGCCAGCGGTAGGAAAACGCCTACAGCCTCCCTCTAGTTTTCCTTTCCGAGGACAATCTCTCACCAACCCTCTAAAACAAACGGCATTGTGAGAGACTGTTCTTAGAGaacatttttgagaaaaattaattcagcattttcatttgtatttaagAGAACTGAAAAGTTGTACTGAACTACAGTGAGAGGGGACATAGAA
This DNA window, taken from Nyctibius grandis isolate bNycGra1 chromosome 8, bNycGra1.pri, whole genome shotgun sequence, encodes the following:
- the LRRC39 gene encoding leucine-rich repeat-containing protein 39 isoform X1 — encoded protein: MTETAVCVGTFTAVKTLWEVRIHKINEELQKEKEFRQRSAGRLLLVWEERAALAKLKEKVIHEDGRAILRIEEEEWKTLPSCLLKLVHLQEWQLHRTSLQKIPQFIGRFHNLVVLDLSRNSIESVPEEIGQLTSLQELLLSYNRIKSVPKEISNCVSLERLELAVNRSICDLPPQLSDLKKLSHIDLCMNQFTTIPSALLNMPNLEWLDMGGNKLQKLPDAIDRYLFYRMENLHTLWLQRNEINSLPETIGNMKNLSTLVLSNNKLKDIPACMKDMTNLRFVNFRDNPLELEVTLPPCENTEEEEQREMFGIEFMHMYIQESLKKTGNLESCTSGLSPIINANE
- the LRRC39 gene encoding leucine-rich repeat-containing protein 39 isoform X2, whose protein sequence is MTETAVCVGTFTAVKTLWEVRIHKINEELQKEKEFRQRSAGRLLLVWEERAALAKLKEKVIHEDGRAILRIEEEEWKTLPSCLLKLVHLQEWQLHRTSLQKIPQFIGRFHNLVVLDLSRNSIESVPEEIGQLTSLQELLLSYNRIKSVPKEISNCVSLERLELAVNRSICDLPPQLSDLKKLSHIDLCMNQFTTIPSALLNMPNLEWLDMGGNKLQKLPDAIDRMENLHTLWLQRNEINSLPETIGNMKNLSTLVLSNNKLKDIPACMKDMTNLRFVNFRDNPLELEVTLPPCENTEEEEQREMFGIEFMHMYIQESLKKTGNLESCTSGLSPIINANE
- the TRMT13 gene encoding tRNA:m(4)X modification enzyme TRM13 homolog, with the translated sequence MAASGCGSPVPGRCAYFVERKRRFCKMIPAPGRRFCGEHGQQEEEYDRKRIPCPLDPKHTVYEDQLQKHLKKCNSREKPKPVYFVQDINAGLKDLAEIPEKQVPLSSLSKEELENLIIKLKKASNGLELHLKEQILSHQALQEALNDPKNGESAFKHLKQQASILGHMEKLHLLGPGRYFVEFGAGRGKLSHWVDVALQNVENVQFLLVERAATRFKVDGKHKRRDSIFERLQVDIQHLCLRKVPVLEKKKLPVVGIGKHLCGAATDLALRCLVESYTTCCDGENEEPAPKRSRTDKTEVASNNSADNESNKDCKPVAGIVIALCCHHKCNWTHYVGREFFKSVGLGPVEFHYFQRMSSWATCGMRETTTKASTSEESEDQTNDTEEHEQTLSKTDSGSDTLQGILTVEERKEIGCICKLLIDHGRIEYLQQRGYKAALQYYTESAVSLENVLLTAVPSPSLISEPTT